From Candidatus Hoaglandella endobia, a single genomic window includes:
- the ligA gene encoding NAD-dependent DNA ligase LigA: MEQIKKVKKNILRLCEKLRHWEYQYYVENSPEVSDSEYDRVMAQLCVLESKWPDLLTIDSPSQRVGSPAQSIFSQVHHEVPMLSINNVFEESGFLAFDERVHKILNRKDDITYCCELKLDGLAVSLLYEHGKLIRAATRGDGTTGEDITANVRTIRTIPLRLKTYGNLPSRLEIRGEVFMSEIGFLRLNETAKREGGKIFANPRNAAAGSLRQLDPSITARRPLKFYCYGDGLLEGSELPESHWERLQQYKAWGVPVSNCMFRCTGKEAVLAFYQQVYKVRPNLGFDIDGVVIKVDSLPLQRRLGLLTRAPRWSIAYKFPAQEQLTRVIDVEFQVGRTGAITPVARLESVLVSGAIVSKATLHNFNEINRLGLMIGDRVILRRAGDVIPQIIGVVAEERPSDARQVVFPKQCPVCGSDLECVAGEKVLRCIAGLICRSQRKESLKHFVSRRAMNIKGMGDKIIDQLIEHELVKNPADLFRLTKGILTTKLARMGPKSAQSLIEELEKAKKTTFTRFIYSLGIRNVGQTIAANLAVAYGTIDALIAADIESLTDVQDIGNLIAAYIRQFFEERQNLALLQELLSPEIGINWSQPTVSPAGGTTAKLSSKLG, translated from the coding sequence ATGGAACAGATTAAAAAAGTTAAAAAAAATATTCTGCGGTTGTGCGAAAAGTTGCGCCATTGGGAATACCAATATTATGTGGAAAACTCCCCAGAAGTTTCAGACAGCGAATATGATCGGGTGATGGCGCAATTATGTGTGTTGGAGAGTAAATGGCCAGATCTTCTTACTATTGATTCACCCAGCCAACGGGTAGGATCACCGGCACAAAGCATCTTTAGTCAGGTGCACCATGAGGTGCCAATGCTATCCATCAATAACGTATTTGAAGAGTCAGGTTTCCTCGCTTTTGATGAGCGTGTGCATAAAATACTAAATCGTAAAGATGATATAACCTATTGCTGTGAACTGAAGCTAGATGGTCTAGCGGTTAGTCTGCTGTATGAACACGGCAAGCTTATACGAGCCGCTACACGCGGCGATGGCACTACCGGTGAAGATATCACTGCCAACGTACGGACCATTCGTACCATTCCTCTACGCCTAAAAACATACGGTAACCTACCAAGTAGACTAGAAATTCGGGGTGAAGTATTTATGTCAGAAATAGGTTTCCTAAGGCTTAACGAGACCGCTAAACGGGAAGGTGGAAAAATTTTCGCAAATCCGCGCAATGCTGCAGCTGGATCTTTACGCCAGCTGGATCCATCAATTACTGCCAGAAGACCACTAAAGTTTTACTGTTACGGTGATGGCTTATTGGAGGGAAGCGAACTTCCGGAAAGCCATTGGGAACGGCTGCAGCAATACAAAGCATGGGGTGTTCCGGTGAGCAACTGTATGTTTCGCTGTACTGGTAAAGAGGCGGTACTAGCTTTTTATCAGCAAGTTTATAAGGTGCGGCCAAATCTTGGTTTTGATATCGACGGCGTTGTAATTAAAGTTGATTCGTTGCCGCTACAACGACGGTTAGGTTTACTGACCCGCGCACCGCGCTGGTCTATTGCATATAAATTTCCGGCGCAGGAGCAGTTAACACGGGTGATTGATGTAGAATTTCAGGTAGGGCGTACCGGCGCTATTACACCGGTGGCACGGCTTGAATCAGTGTTAGTTTCTGGTGCTATAGTAAGCAAAGCTACTTTGCATAATTTTAATGAAATAAATCGGTTAGGACTGATGATTGGCGACAGAGTAATACTGCGCCGCGCCGGCGATGTTATTCCCCAAATCATCGGGGTAGTAGCTGAAGAACGACCATCAGATGCTCGTCAGGTAGTGTTTCCGAAGCAATGCCCGGTGTGCGGATCAGATTTAGAATGTGTGGCGGGGGAAAAGGTTCTACGCTGTATCGCTGGACTGATCTGCAGATCACAGCGTAAGGAGTCGCTGAAACATTTCGTATCTCGCCGGGCAATGAATATTAAAGGTATGGGCGATAAAATTATCGATCAGCTGATTGAGCATGAACTGGTTAAAAACCCAGCCGATTTGTTCCGTCTAACAAAAGGTATCTTAACCACTAAACTGGCAAGAATGGGACCGAAGTCAGCACAGAGCCTGATTGAGGAACTGGAAAAGGCTAAGAAAACGACTTTTACGCGTTTTATTTATTCGTTGGGTATCCGTAATGTGGGGCAAACTATTGCCGCTAACCTAGCGGTGGCCTATGGCACAATTGATGCTTTGATAGCTGCCGATATTGAGTCACTGACAGACGTGCAGGATATTGGTAATCTAATAGCAGCCTACATACGTCAATTTTTTGAAGAACGCCAGAATCTTGCTCTGCTACAAGAGCTATTAAGTCCGGAGATAGGTATTAATTGGTCACAGCCAACCGTCTCGCCAGCAGGCGGTACTACTGCTAAATTAAGTAGCAAGCTTGGATAG
- the trpS gene encoding tryptophan--tRNA ligase yields MIKPIVFSGTQPSGELTIGNYLGVLRQWVSMQDDYECIYCIVDLHAITARLDAQQLRNKSLDVLALYLACGIDPTKSTVFIQSHVPEHSQLGWLLNCYTYYGELSRMTQFKEKSASYVKNINVGLFDYPVLMAADILLYQTHQVPVGEDQKQHLELSRDIAKRFNALYGNIFTVPEPFILQTGARVMSLLDPLKKMSKSDINRNNVITLLDDPKSVVKKFKRAVTDSDKPPVIRYDPVAKPGVSNLLDILSGVTGTPVAKLEKKFAGKMYGHLKTTISDAVLEMLNALQVRYYALRADETYLRQVLRTGAEKARIQASLTLAKVYDAVGLINKF; encoded by the coding sequence ATGATTAAGCCTATCGTATTTAGCGGCACGCAGCCATCAGGAGAATTGACCATCGGTAACTATCTTGGTGTACTGCGGCAGTGGGTTAGTATGCAAGATGATTACGAGTGTATTTATTGTATTGTTGATCTGCATGCTATTACCGCCCGTCTTGATGCACAGCAACTGCGTAATAAATCGCTGGATGTTTTGGCCCTGTATCTGGCCTGCGGTATCGATCCTACCAAAAGCACAGTATTTATTCAGTCGCATGTGCCAGAACATAGCCAATTAGGCTGGTTATTGAACTGTTATACTTATTACGGTGAGCTAAGCAGAATGACCCAGTTCAAAGAAAAATCTGCCAGCTATGTGAAAAATATCAACGTTGGATTATTTGATTATCCAGTGTTGATGGCGGCAGACATTCTACTTTATCAAACTCATCAGGTGCCTGTGGGGGAAGATCAGAAACAGCATCTAGAGTTAAGCCGTGATATAGCCAAGCGCTTTAACGCTCTATACGGCAATATTTTTACAGTACCGGAGCCTTTTATTCTTCAAACTGGCGCTAGGGTAATGTCATTACTAGACCCTCTGAAGAAAATGTCGAAGTCTGATATTAATCGTAATAACGTCATTACTCTTCTAGACGATCCTAAATCTGTAGTGAAAAAATTTAAACGTGCAGTTACCGATTCAGATAAGCCGCCAGTAATACGCTACGATCCAGTAGCGAAGCCTGGCGTTTCCAATTTGCTTGATATTCTATCCGGAGTAACCGGCACGCCAGTGGCAAAACTAGAAAAAAAGTTTGCAGGTAAAATGTATGGGCATCTAAAAACTACAATTTCTGATGCTGTATTAGAGATGTTAAACGCGTTGCAGGTCCGTTACTATGCCCTGCGCGCAGACGAAACTTATCTAAGGCAAGTGCTTCGCACAGGAGCTGAAAAAGCCCGAATCCAAGCTAGCCTGACACTAGCAAAAGTGTACGATGCGGTAGGCTTAATCAATAAATTTTAA
- the rpe gene encoding ribulose-phosphate 3-epimerase, whose product MKKYLMAPSILSADFARLGEDTAQVISAGADVVHFDVMDNHYVPNLTIGPIVLKALRNYSINAPIDVHLMVKPVDSLILDFAAAGANYITFHPEATEHIERSLQLIREQGCKAGLVFNPATPLSCLEYVLDKLDVILLMSVNPGFGGQSFLPSTFNKLHQARRLIDQSGYDIRLEVDGGVKVDNIGTIAAAGADMFVTGSAIFSQNNYRTVINAMRREIAGALINQI is encoded by the coding sequence ATGAAAAAATATTTGATGGCCCCCTCTATTCTATCAGCTGATTTCGCTCGTCTAGGTGAAGATACTGCCCAGGTTATTTCTGCTGGGGCTGATGTAGTTCATTTTGATGTAATGGATAATCATTATGTTCCTAATCTTACTATAGGACCTATAGTATTAAAGGCTTTGCGTAACTATAGTATCAATGCCCCCATTGACGTACATTTAATGGTAAAACCAGTAGATAGCCTGATACTAGATTTCGCTGCTGCAGGTGCAAACTACATTACTTTCCATCCCGAAGCAACAGAACATATTGAACGCTCGCTGCAACTTATTAGAGAGCAGGGATGTAAAGCCGGACTAGTTTTTAATCCTGCTACCCCTTTAAGCTGTTTAGAGTATGTACTAGATAAGCTTGATGTCATCTTATTAATGTCGGTTAACCCTGGATTCGGTGGCCAGTCTTTTTTACCTTCTACTTTTAATAAACTGCATCAGGCACGTCGCCTTATCGATCAAAGCGGATATGATATTCGCTTAGAGGTTGATGGTGGCGTAAAAGTGGATAATATTGGCACCATTGCCGCTGCCGGCGCAGATATGTTTGTAACAGGCTCAGCTATTTTTAGCCAGAATAACTATCGGACAGTAATTAATGCCATGCGCCGTGAAATAGCAGGAGCATTGATAAATCAGATATAA
- the aroK gene encoding shikimate kinase AroK: MAEKRNIFLVGPMGAGKSTIGRQLAQQLNLKFFDSDKEIERSTGVDIGWVFDLEGENSFRNREERIINELTKKRGIILATGGGSVKMRETQNLLTARGVVVYLTITIEKQLARTKYNKHRPLLQQLKVPTRDFLEELARDRDHLYKKIADITISTDKQNTKIITNRIINILTSS, translated from the coding sequence ATGGCAGAAAAACGCAATATTTTTTTAGTTGGGCCTATGGGTGCAGGTAAAAGTACTATTGGACGTCAGTTAGCTCAACAACTTAATTTAAAGTTTTTTGATTCTGATAAAGAAATTGAGCGAAGTACTGGGGTTGATATAGGCTGGGTATTTGACTTGGAAGGTGAAAATAGCTTTCGCAATCGCGAAGAAAGAATTATCAACGAATTAACGAAAAAGAGGGGAATTATACTGGCTACTGGCGGCGGCTCTGTAAAAATGAGGGAAACTCAAAATCTACTAACCGCCCGCGGTGTGGTTGTTTATCTCACAATAACCATTGAAAAACAGCTCGCCCGGACTAAATATAATAAACATAGACCACTGTTACAGCAACTAAAAGTGCCGACACGCGATTTTTTAGAAGAACTAGCGCGCGATCGTGATCATCTATATAAAAAAATTGCAGATATAACTATTAGTACCGATAAACAAAATACTAAAATTATTACTAATAGAATAATCAATATCTTAACAAGTAGTTAA
- a CDS encoding DNA polymerase III subunit psi produces MTTKRDWMLKRLGITQWKLRRHSLLQGEFTVKLPNNVYLLLVANSPPQVNLPLVADIARSLKLTPEQIYALTPKQVMMLPDDVCCHCWWIGLKACREFEGFAFFSSSLAALADNAEAKRVLWRQLIYNEHNIFTHNMCRIKHRD; encoded by the coding sequence ATGACAACAAAGCGCGACTGGATGTTAAAACGACTGGGAATTACCCAATGGAAACTGCGACGTCATTCATTATTGCAGGGAGAATTTACGGTTAAATTACCCAATAATGTTTATTTATTATTAGTAGCTAATTCACCTCCTCAAGTAAATCTACCGCTGGTAGCCGATATAGCACGCAGTTTGAAGCTAACTCCAGAACAAATTTATGCTCTGACGCCTAAACAGGTAATGATGTTACCAGACGACGTGTGCTGTCACTGCTGGTGGATTGGACTTAAAGCCTGTCGAGAGTTTGAAGGGTTTGCTTTTTTTAGCTCATCGCTTGCAGCGCTGGCGGATAACGCAGAAGCAAAACGAGTATTATGGCGACAGCTAATTTATAATGAACACAATATATTTACACATAATATGTGTAGAATAAAGCATCGTGACTAA
- a CDS encoding MFS transporter, whose translation MYDVMKGAPPLIRALLLTSLILTIGRGLTLPFLAIFLTQQRFMTPVQTGLVLGAGLTLAILLSLYGGYLVDSFPKTRLILCSMVCLGVSFFLLPLTASVIFLIILMALINFSYSLFSLSIKAILAEWLTVSDRIKAFSANHTLVNVGWAVGPPLSVAIAVKHPLSPFFLAGIISLMATLLLGKLLPNFGSTPQQKVEKSSSVTKQRYNFSQTLSILSRDWRFVWFILGGTLGSFVSSQFASCISQYLMIAFDPDFAYKVLGIILPINASIVVLLQYLISRNITREALMKWLTFGSIFFLCGLILIIFAQRSIQLWIIAIAIFSLGEIIFIPVEYIFVDFIAPTNLKGSYYGMQNISSLGGAVNPLLTGILLTYTPPITIFVVMMLATLLSLYLFLKGFLLAIKCSRTGE comes from the coding sequence ATGTATGATGTTATGAAAGGAGCTCCCCCGTTAATTAGAGCGCTATTGCTTACGTCATTAATTTTAACAATCGGACGCGGGCTAACGCTACCGTTTCTAGCTATTTTTTTAACACAACAACGCTTTATGACACCCGTGCAAACTGGGTTAGTACTGGGCGCCGGTTTAACTTTAGCTATTTTGTTAAGCCTATATGGTGGTTATCTAGTAGATAGCTTTCCTAAGACACGCTTAATTTTATGCTCTATGGTATGTTTGGGTGTTAGCTTTTTCTTGTTACCTTTAACCGCTTCAGTAATATTTCTTATTATACTGATGGCGTTAATAAACTTTTCTTACTCACTCTTCAGTCTGAGTATAAAAGCTATTTTGGCAGAATGGCTGACAGTCAGCGATCGCATTAAGGCTTTTTCTGCTAACCATACTCTAGTTAACGTGGGTTGGGCAGTTGGTCCTCCTCTTAGCGTTGCGATAGCCGTTAAGCATCCGCTATCTCCTTTTTTTTTAGCTGGTATTATAAGTTTAATGGCCACTTTGCTATTGGGTAAATTGCTACCAAACTTCGGATCTACGCCACAGCAAAAGGTAGAGAAAAGCTCGTCTGTGACTAAACAACGATATAATTTTAGCCAAACATTATCTATTCTAAGCCGTGATTGGCGTTTTGTTTGGTTCATTCTCGGTGGCACACTTGGTAGTTTTGTTAGTAGCCAATTTGCAAGCTGCATTTCCCAATATTTAATGATTGCCTTTGATCCTGACTTTGCCTATAAGGTATTAGGCATAATTTTGCCAATAAATGCCAGTATCGTTGTTTTGTTACAATACTTAATTAGCCGTAATATTACCCGTGAGGCTCTAATGAAATGGCTCACCTTTGGTAGTATATTTTTTCTTTGCGGACTAATATTAATTATTTTTGCGCAGCGCTCTATTCAATTATGGATTATAGCTATCGCTATTTTCTCGCTTGGAGAGATTATTTTCATTCCAGTTGAATATATATTTGTCGATTTTATAGCACCTACCAATCTAAAAGGTAGCTATTACGGCATGCAAAATATCAGTAGTCTGGGTGGTGCGGTCAATCCTTTATTAACCGGCATATTACTAACATATACACCACCAATAACTATCTTTGTAGTAATGATGTTGGCAACACTATTAAGTTTATATTTATTTTTGAAAGGTTTTCTTCTAGCTATAAAGTGTAGTCGTACTGGCGAGTAA
- the tusD gene encoding sulfurtransferase complex subunit TusD — translation MVTGPAYGNQRASSALQFSQALFASGHQISTIFFYQEGVYNANRFSAPAIDEVDIVRAWHKLATQYQITLHVCIAAALRRGVTNAEQAELIALAGDNLQSSFHLSGLGKLAEALLECDRFIQF, via the coding sequence ATGGTTACTGGCCCGGCTTATGGTAACCAACGCGCTAGCAGTGCATTGCAGTTTTCGCAAGCACTATTTGCGAGTGGGCACCAAATTAGCACCATCTTTTTCTATCAAGAAGGGGTATATAATGCCAACCGCTTTAGTGCTCCGGCTATTGATGAGGTGGATATTGTACGTGCTTGGCATAAGCTAGCGACACAGTATCAGATTACCCTGCATGTCTGTATTGCCGCTGCGCTACGTCGCGGTGTAACCAATGCTGAGCAAGCGGAACTAATTGCTTTAGCCGGAGATAATCTCCAGTCGAGCTTTCATCTCAGCGGCCTAGGCAAACTAGCTGAGGCCTTGCTCGAATGCGATCGTTTTATTCAGTTTTAG
- the tusC gene encoding sulfurtransferase complex subunit TusC, which translates to MNSIAFVFTSGPHGSAAGREGLDALLATSVLNEDIGVFFISDGVLLLLAQQQPAHILARNFIATFGVLSLYDKYQLYICADSVAERGLVTNASSWVLKPKLLPAKEWRKCLDNFNFMLTF; encoded by the coding sequence ATGAATAGTATTGCATTTGTTTTCACCTCCGGACCGCATGGCTCTGCCGCTGGAAGAGAAGGATTAGATGCTCTGCTGGCGACTTCTGTACTAAATGAAGATATCGGTGTTTTTTTTATTTCAGACGGCGTTTTATTGCTACTGGCACAGCAGCAGCCAGCGCATATTTTAGCGCGGAACTTTATTGCTACTTTCGGCGTTCTATCACTGTATGATAAGTATCAACTATACATTTGCGCTGACTCGGTAGCTGAGAGAGGACTAGTTACTAACGCTAGTAGCTGGGTGCTAAAACCTAAATTGCTACCGGCAAAAGAATGGCGCAAGTGCCTAGATAACTTTAATTTTATGTTGACGTTCTAA
- the tusB gene encoding sulfurtransferase complex subunit TusB, with the protein MLYILSRSPYNFDLKALLRTVQLGDCLLLLSDGVIAGLSGTSAWRLLSATNLTLYALLNDITARGLTTYFSRNIIMISYTDFVGLTEKHPQCMAW; encoded by the coding sequence ATGCTATATATTCTGAGTCGTTCTCCATATAATTTTGATCTCAAGGCTCTGCTACGTACCGTACAGCTAGGCGATTGTCTGCTATTACTGTCTGATGGTGTTATTGCTGGTCTTTCAGGAACATCGGCCTGGCGTCTACTTAGCGCTACTAATTTAACTCTCTATGCTCTTTTAAATGATATTACAGCTCGAGGGCTGACAACTTATTTTTCGCGTAATATAATAATGATTAGTTATACTGATTTTGTTGGCTTGACAGAAAAACACCCACAGTGTATGGCATGGTAA
- the rpsL gene encoding 30S ribosomal protein S12: MATINQLVRKPRSIKVAKSNVPALESCPQKRGVCTRVYTTTPKKPNSALRKVCRVRLTNGFEVTSYIGGEGHNLQEHSVVLIRGGRVKDLPGVRYHTIRGTLDCSGVKDRKQGRSKYGVKKPKA, translated from the coding sequence ATGGCAACAATTAACCAGCTAGTACGAAAACCACGTTCTATAAAAGTTGCTAAAAGCAATGTTCCGGCGTTGGAATCGTGCCCTCAAAAACGTGGCGTATGTACTAGAGTGTATACTACCACTCCAAAAAAACCGAATTCCGCTCTGCGGAAGGTATGCCGAGTTCGCTTAACTAATGGTTTTGAAGTTACCTCTTATATTGGTGGTGAGGGGCATAATCTTCAGGAGCATTCAGTGGTTCTGATCCGTGGCGGTCGCGTTAAAGACTTACCAGGTGTCCGTTACCACACTATTCGTGGCACCCTTGACTGCTCAGGTGTTAAAGATCGCAAGCAGGGCCGCTCTAAGTACGGCGTGAAGAAGCCAAAGGCTTAA
- the rpsG gene encoding 30S ribosomal protein S7 translates to MPRRRVISQRKILPDPKFGSELLAKFINILMVNGKKSTAEAIVYTALETIAQRSGKNHLEVFEIALDNVRPTVEVKSRRVGGSTYQVPVEVRPIRRHALAMRWIVEAARKRSDKSMALRLANELSNAAENKGTAVKKREDVHRMADANKAFTHYRW, encoded by the coding sequence ATGCCACGGCGTCGCGTTATTAGTCAACGTAAAATACTGCCAGATCCGAAGTTTGGATCTGAGCTTTTAGCAAAATTTATTAATATTTTGATGGTCAATGGTAAGAAATCTACAGCAGAAGCAATCGTCTATACTGCACTTGAGACCATTGCTCAGCGTTCTGGTAAAAACCATCTGGAAGTTTTTGAAATTGCACTAGATAATGTGCGTCCAACTGTTGAAGTCAAGTCGCGCCGTGTTGGTGGGTCAACCTATCAGGTCCCAGTAGAAGTTCGTCCGATCCGTCGTCATGCCCTTGCAATGCGTTGGATCGTTGAAGCTGCTCGTAAGCGCAGTGATAAATCTATGGCTCTGCGTTTAGCAAACGAACTTTCCAATGCAGCAGAAAATAAAGGTACTGCTGTGAAGAAACGTGAAGATGTTCACCGTATGGCAGATGCAAATAAGGCCTTTACTCATTATCGCTGGTAA
- the fusA gene encoding elongation factor G — translation MARITPITRYRNIGISAHIDAGKTTTTERILFYTGVNHKIGEVHNGAATMDWMTQEQERGITITSAATTCFWAGMANQFDLHRINIIDTPGHVDFTIEVERSMRVLDGAVMVYCAVGGVQPQSETVWRQANKYKVPRIAFVNKMDRMGANYLRVVEQLKTRLAANPVPIQLAIGAEENFTGVIDLVKMKALHWSEADQGVTFTYENIPNDLIELANKWHQHLVEFAAEASEKLLDKYLVGEELSEAEIKDGLRQRVLKNEIILVTCGSAFKNKGVQAMLDAVIEYLPAPTDIPSIKGVLDNGKIHAERHSRDNEPFSALAFKIATDQFVGNLTFFRVYSGVVNSGDTVLNSVKEKRERFGRIVQMHANKREKISEVRAGDIAAAIGLKDVTTGDTLCDPSAPIILERMEFPEPVISVAVEPKTRADQEKMSLALGRLAQEDPSFRVRTDEESGQTIIAGMGELHLEILVDRMRREFNVEANVGKPQVAYRETIRKTVKQEGKFIRQSGGRGQFGHVWLRIEPMEPGDKNYEFLNEIVGGVVPKEYIPAVDKGIQEQIKSGILAGYPIVDIRVAAFDGSYHEVDSSEMAFKIAGSIAFKEGFMKAQPILLEPIMKVEIETPEDYMGDVIGDLNRRRGTIEGMEDTTTGKTIRARVPLSEMFGYATDLRSQTQGRASYSMEFLKYNEAPNNVAQAIIEARNSH, via the coding sequence ATGGCTCGTATAACACCCATTACACGCTATCGTAATATTGGTATTAGTGCGCATATCGATGCAGGTAAAACTACTACTACTGAGCGTATTTTATTCTATACTGGTGTCAACCATAAGATTGGTGAAGTTCATAATGGCGCAGCAACCATGGACTGGATGACCCAAGAACAAGAACGTGGTATCACCATTACTTCCGCTGCAACTACTTGTTTTTGGGCTGGTATGGCAAATCAATTTGATTTGCACCGTATCAATATCATCGATACTCCAGGACATGTTGATTTCACTATTGAAGTAGAGCGTTCCATGCGTGTCCTCGATGGAGCTGTTATGGTATATTGTGCGGTGGGCGGTGTTCAACCACAGTCTGAAACTGTATGGCGTCAGGCAAATAAGTATAAAGTGCCGCGTATAGCATTTGTTAATAAGATGGACCGGATGGGAGCTAATTATTTACGCGTGGTAGAACAGTTAAAAACCCGTCTTGCTGCTAATCCAGTTCCTATTCAGCTGGCAATTGGTGCAGAAGAAAACTTTACTGGTGTGATCGATCTAGTAAAAATGAAAGCACTTCACTGGAGTGAAGCTGATCAAGGAGTTACCTTTACTTACGAAAATATCCCAAACGATCTTATCGAACTAGCTAATAAGTGGCATCAGCATTTGGTTGAATTTGCAGCAGAAGCGTCTGAAAAGCTGCTAGATAAATACTTAGTCGGTGAAGAGCTAAGCGAAGCAGAAATTAAAGACGGTCTACGTCAGCGCGTTCTGAAGAATGAAATCATTCTAGTAACCTGTGGTTCCGCCTTTAAAAATAAAGGTGTACAAGCTATGCTAGATGCAGTAATAGAATATCTACCTGCACCTACCGATATACCATCTATTAAGGGAGTATTAGACAATGGCAAGATTCATGCAGAGCGTCATTCGAGAGATAATGAACCGTTTTCTGCTCTAGCATTCAAAATAGCTACTGACCAGTTTGTGGGTAATCTGACCTTCTTTCGCGTTTATTCAGGTGTAGTAAACTCCGGCGATACAGTACTTAATTCAGTAAAAGAAAAGCGCGAACGTTTCGGTCGTATCGTGCAGATGCACGCTAATAAACGTGAAAAAATTAGTGAAGTACGCGCTGGAGATATCGCTGCGGCTATAGGTTTAAAAGATGTGACAACCGGGGATACATTATGCGATCCATCAGCTCCAATTATCCTTGAGCGAATGGAGTTCCCTGAACCAGTCATCTCTGTCGCTGTTGAACCAAAAACTAGAGCTGACCAAGAAAAAATGAGTTTGGCGTTGGGTCGTCTGGCGCAGGAAGATCCATCTTTCCGTGTACGTACCGACGAGGAATCTGGTCAGACTATTATCGCCGGTATGGGTGAGTTGCATCTGGAAATTCTGGTTGATCGTATGCGTCGCGAATTTAATGTAGAAGCTAACGTCGGTAAGCCCCAAGTAGCCTATCGCGAAACCATCCGCAAAACTGTAAAGCAAGAAGGAAAATTTATTCGTCAGTCCGGCGGACGTGGCCAGTTTGGTCATGTTTGGCTTCGTATTGAGCCGATGGAACCAGGTGATAAAAACTATGAATTCTTGAATGAAATCGTCGGTGGCGTCGTGCCTAAGGAATATATCCCAGCAGTAGATAAAGGCATCCAGGAACAGATAAAGAGTGGTATATTAGCTGGTTACCCAATTGTAGATATTCGGGTGGCTGCCTTTGATGGTTCTTATCACGAAGTTGATTCTTCGGAAATGGCTTTTAAAATTGCAGGCTCAATAGCCTTCAAAGAAGGATTTATGAAGGCGCAACCTATTTTACTGGAGCCTATTATGAAAGTTGAAATTGAAACACCTGAAGATTATATGGGTGACGTGATTGGTGACTTGAATCGTCGTCGTGGTACAATTGAAGGGATGGAAGACACCACAACAGGTAAAACTATACGTGCGCGGGTACCTTTATCTGAAATGTTTGGTTATGCCACTGATTTGCGTTCACAGACTCAGGGCCGTGCTTCTTATTCTATGGAGTTTTTGAAATATAATGAAGCACCAAATAATGTTGCTCAGGCTATTATTGAAGCCCGCAACTCTCACTAA
- the secE gene encoding preprotein translocase subunit SecE, with amino-acid sequence MMMKNKVQGYWRSLEVIKWLVIAIMFIVVIIGNYFYRDYSLSLRALVVMLIIAIACSVAMMTNKCKFIVMFTREARTELRKVIWPTRQKTLNITLIVAAVTAIMSLILWGLDSILVHLVSFIIGLRF; translated from the coding sequence ATGATGATGAAGAATAAAGTGCAAGGATATTGGCGTAGCCTAGAAGTAATAAAGTGGTTAGTTATCGCGATTATGTTTATCGTAGTTATCATCGGTAACTATTTTTACCGTGATTATAGCTTATCTCTTAGAGCGCTAGTAGTCATGCTGATTATCGCTATTGCTTGCAGTGTGGCAATGATGACTAATAAATGCAAGTTTATCGTTATGTTTACGCGTGAAGCGCGCACCGAATTACGTAAAGTAATTTGGCCTACTCGCCAAAAAACGTTAAATATTACGTTAATCGTCGCTGCAGTTACCGCTATTATGTCATTAATTCTGTGGGGACTAGATAGCATTCTAGTCCATTTAGTATCTTTTATCATTGGCCTGAGGTTCTAA